TCGCAATTTTGCCGAGGCTTACGGCCGTGCCGGCGATGTGATTTCGCAAAAATGCGCCGTTCCCTGGCTCTACCGTTTTGAGCTGATGGGAACACAACACGATATTGATACTGTGCGAAAAGGAGTGAGCGAATTTTGGCAACGACAACCGCAGAACGCGTAACGCAGGCCGCGCCGGATTACCATGCGCTGAACGCGATGTTAAATCTCTACGATAAAGATGGCCGTATTCAGTTCGAAAAAGATCATCAGGCGGTGGATGCGTTTATGTCGGCTCACGTTGTGCCGAATACCGTGTCGTTTCCCCATCAGCAGGCCCGGCTTGACTGGCTGGTCGGCGAAAGTTATTACGATGAAAGCGTACTGGCCCGTTACGACCGCGCTTTTGTGGTCGATCTGTTCGCTCAGGCGCATGCCAGCGGTTTTCGTTTCCAGACCTTTCTTGGCGCATGGAAATTTTACACCAGCTACACGCTCAAAACGTTTGATGGCAAACGCTATCTTGAGCATTTCGAAGATCGCGTCACCATGGTGGCACTGACCCTGGCGCAGGGTGATACGGTGCTGGCCCGACAACTGACCGATGAAATGCTGTCCGGGCGCTTTCAGCCTGCTACCCCCACATTTCTTAACTGCGGCAAAAAGCAGCGCGGCGAACTGGTTTCCTGTTTCCTGCTGCGTATTGAAGACAATATGGAGTCAATTGGCCGGGCGGTAAACTCGGCGCTCCAGCTCTCTAAACGGGGCGGCGGCGTGGCATTTCTGCTGTCAAACCTGCGCGAGGCGGGCGCACCGATCAAGCGCATTGAAAATCAGTCCTCCGGCGTGATCCCGGTGATGAAGATGCTGGAAGATGCGTTTTCGTACGCAAACCAACTGGGGGCGCGTCAGGGTGCCGGGGCGGTCTATCTTCATGCTCATCATCCGGATATTCAGCAGTTCCTTGATACCAAACGCGAAAATGCCGACGAAAAAATTCGCATTAAAACGCTATCGCTGGGGGTCGTGATCCCCGACGTCACCTTTCGTCTGGCAAAAGAAAATGGTCAAATGGCCCTGTTTTCGCCTTACGACGTCGAGCGTATTTACGGCAAACCGTTTGGTGATATTGCCGTCAGCGAGCGCTATGACGAAATGGTGGCCGATGAGCGCATCCGTAAAAAATACATCAGCGCCCGGGACTTTTTTCAGCGGCTTGCCGAGATCCAGTTTGAGTCCGGCTATCCGTACATCATGTTTGAAGATACCGTCAATCAGGCCAACCCGATCCACGGGCGCATTAATATGAGCAATCTCTGTTCAGAGATTTTACAGGTTAACAGCGCATCAACGTATGATGAAAATCTTGATTATGCTCAGGTCGGGCACGATATCTCCTGCAACCTTGGTTCGCTCAATATTGCCCATACTATGGACTCGCCGGACTTTGGCCGCACTGTTGAAGCGGCGGTTCGTGGTCTGACGGCTGTCTCAGATATGAGCCATATTCGCTCAGTTCCCTCAGTAGCGGCGGGTAATGCTCAATCACACGCCATTGGCCTCGGACAAATGAATCTGCACGGCTACCTGGCGCGGGAAGGTATTGCCTACGGCTCGCCGGAAGGGCTGGATTTCACCAATCTCTATTTTTATACCGTGACCTGGCACGCGCTGAATACCTCGATGATGATGGCCCGCGAACGTCAGCAGCGCTTTGCCGGATTTGAACAGTCACGCTATGCCAGCGGAGACTATTTCCGTCAGTATCTTGAAGAGGAGTGGCAGCCGAAAACCGCTAAAGTGCGTGCGCTTTTTGTCCGCGCCGGTATAACGCTGCCTACTCGCGCCATGTGGCAACAGCTCTGTGAAGAGGTGAAGCGTTACGGTATCTATAACCAGAATTTGCAGGCGGTGCCGCCGACCGGATCCATCTCCTATATTAATCATGCGACCTCCAGCATTCATCCGATTGTCTCAAAAGTAGAAATTCGCAAAGAAGGTAAAACCGGGCGCGTTTACTACCCGGCGCCGTTTATGACCAACGACAATCTGGCGCTGTTTCAGGATGCGTATGATATCGGGGCACAAAAAATTATTGATACCTATGCCGAAGCCACTCGTCATGTCGATCAGGGGCTGTCGCTGACGCTGTTTTTCCCGGATACCGCGACTACCCGGGATATCAATAAAGCGCAGATTTACGCGTGGAAGAAAGGCATCAAAACGCTGTATTACATCCGTCTGCGCCAGCGGGCCCTGGAAGGTACTGAAATTGAAGGCTGCGTGTCCTGTGCGCTGTGAGGAGAAAAGGATGAACAATCTGTCGCGCGTGAGCGCCGTCAACTGGAATAAAATCCATGACGATAAGGATTTAGAAGTCTGGAATCGGCTAACCAGTAATTTCTGGCTGCCCGAAAAGGTGCCGCTGTCGAATGACATTCCGGCCTGGCAAGGGCTAAGTCCGGCGGAACAGCAGTTGACCATCCGCGTGTTTACCGGTCTGACGCTGCTCGATACTATCCAGAATACCGTCGGCGCACCGGCGCTGATGGCCGATGCCCTGACTCCGCATGAAGAAGCGGTGCTATCCAATGTCAGTTTTATGGAAGCTGTACATGCCCGCTCCTACAGTTCGATTTTTTCGACGTTGTGCCAGACCAAAGATGTGGATGCCGCCTATCAGTGGAGTGAAGAAAACGGGCCGCTTCAGCGTAAAGCCCAGCTGATCCTTACGCATTATCATGCCGACCAACCGCTAAAGAAAAAGATTGCCAGCGTCTTCCTTGAGTCATTTTTATTTTATTCCGGCTTCTGGCTACCGATGTACTTTTCCAGCCGCGGCAAGCTAACCAATACGGCCGATCTTATTCGCCTGATTATTCGGGATGAGGCGGTACACGGTTACTATATTGGCTATAAGTATCAGAAAGGGCTGGAGAAAATAAGTGCCGGGGAGCGCGAGGAACTTAAAAACTTCGCCCTTGATTTACTTATGGATCTCTATGATA
The DNA window shown above is from Klebsiella sp. RIT-PI-d and carries:
- the nrdF gene encoding class 1b ribonucleoside-diphosphate reductase subunit beta, translating into MNNLSRVSAVNWNKIHDDKDLEVWNRLTSNFWLPEKVPLSNDIPAWQGLSPAEQQLTIRVFTGLTLLDTIQNTVGAPALMADALTPHEEAVLSNVSFMEAVHARSYSSIFSTLCQTKDVDAAYQWSEENGPLQRKAQLILTHYHADQPLKKKIASVFLESFLFYSGFWLPMYFSSRGKLTNTADLIRLIIRDEAVHGYYIGYKYQKGLEKISAGEREELKNFALDLLMDLYDNELAYTHELYAGTGWEEDVQSFLCYNANKALMNLGYEPLFPQEMAEVNPAILAALSPNADENHDFFSGSGSSYVMGKAVETEDEDWNF
- the nrdE gene encoding class 1b ribonucleoside-diphosphate reductase subunit alpha, whose product is MATTTAERVTQAAPDYHALNAMLNLYDKDGRIQFEKDHQAVDAFMSAHVVPNTVSFPHQQARLDWLVGESYYDESVLARYDRAFVVDLFAQAHASGFRFQTFLGAWKFYTSYTLKTFDGKRYLEHFEDRVTMVALTLAQGDTVLARQLTDEMLSGRFQPATPTFLNCGKKQRGELVSCFLLRIEDNMESIGRAVNSALQLSKRGGGVAFLLSNLREAGAPIKRIENQSSGVIPVMKMLEDAFSYANQLGARQGAGAVYLHAHHPDIQQFLDTKRENADEKIRIKTLSLGVVIPDVTFRLAKENGQMALFSPYDVERIYGKPFGDIAVSERYDEMVADERIRKKYISARDFFQRLAEIQFESGYPYIMFEDTVNQANPIHGRINMSNLCSEILQVNSASTYDENLDYAQVGHDISCNLGSLNIAHTMDSPDFGRTVEAAVRGLTAVSDMSHIRSVPSVAAGNAQSHAIGLGQMNLHGYLAREGIAYGSPEGLDFTNLYFYTVTWHALNTSMMMARERQQRFAGFEQSRYASGDYFRQYLEEEWQPKTAKVRALFVRAGITLPTRAMWQQLCEEVKRYGIYNQNLQAVPPTGSISYINHATSSIHPIVSKVEIRKEGKTGRVYYPAPFMTNDNLALFQDAYDIGAQKIIDTYAEATRHVDQGLSLTLFFPDTATTRDINKAQIYAWKKGIKTLYYIRLRQRALEGTEIEGCVSCAL